One region of Dokdonia sp. 4H-3-7-5 genomic DNA includes:
- a CDS encoding GNAT family N-acetyltransferase: protein MITLKEMITPRELKQFVKFPFSLYKNEPKWVPPIVADELDSMDPAKNPVFKNATARYFLAFAKAKNGKEEIVGRICAIINDIEIKEQGKPKMRFGWFDAIDDIEVTKALLAKVTEIGKENNLEFIEGPVGFSNMEKAGLLIEGYEYMNTMITWYNFPYYKDHFEQLGFEKAAEWVEFKIQIDPPEAQNPKVKKFADIIAKRYELSPLEFKTSADVKPYVNEMFGLLNKTYDKLSTFVPIQQYQIDHYKEKYIKYIHPDFIKCVQDKDGKLVAFAITMPSFNEALKKANGSLFPFGFYHLLKAKKRNDTAAFYLIGIDPEYQNKGVTAVIFQKMQELFNKRGITQVETNPELEENKAIQQLWKNYEHILHKRRRTYRKDF, encoded by the coding sequence ATGATTACCCTTAAGGAAATGATTACCCCTAGAGAACTTAAACAATTTGTTAAGTTCCCATTTTCCCTATATAAAAACGAACCTAAATGGGTACCTCCTATCGTGGCAGATGAGCTAGATAGTATGGATCCAGCAAAAAATCCTGTATTTAAAAATGCTACTGCTCGTTATTTTCTCGCTTTCGCGAAAGCGAAAAATGGAAAAGAAGAAATAGTAGGAAGAATCTGTGCCATTATAAATGATATAGAAATTAAAGAACAAGGAAAGCCAAAAATGCGTTTCGGTTGGTTTGACGCTATTGATGATATCGAAGTAACCAAGGCACTGCTTGCTAAGGTTACCGAAATAGGAAAAGAGAATAATCTGGAGTTTATAGAAGGTCCAGTAGGATTTTCTAATATGGAAAAAGCAGGATTACTTATAGAAGGTTATGAGTATATGAATACCATGATAACTTGGTATAATTTCCCATATTATAAAGACCATTTTGAGCAATTAGGATTTGAAAAAGCTGCCGAATGGGTAGAATTTAAAATACAAATTGATCCGCCAGAAGCACAGAATCCAAAGGTTAAGAAGTTTGCAGATATCATTGCAAAAAGATATGAGCTTAGTCCGCTAGAGTTTAAAACCTCTGCAGATGTAAAACCTTATGTAAATGAGATGTTTGGTTTGCTTAACAAAACTTATGACAAGCTAAGTACGTTTGTACCTATACAGCAGTACCAGATTGATCATTATAAGGAAAAGTACATCAAGTACATACATCCAGATTTTATTAAATGTGTCCAAGATAAAGATGGAAAACTAGTTGCATTTGCTATTACTATGCCTTCATTTAATGAAGCACTCAAAAAAGCGAATGGAAGTTTATTCCCTTTTGGTTTTTATCACTTGCTTAAAGCGAAAAAGCGAAATGACACTGCTGCGTTCTATCTCATAGGTATTGATCCAGAATATCAAAACAAAGGAGTTACTGCGGTAATCTTTCAAAAAATGCAAGAGCTTTTTAATAAGCGAGGGATTACTCAAGTTGAGACTAACCCTGAGCTAGAAGAAAACAAAGCCATACAGCAGCTGTGGAAAAACTATGAACATATTCTCCATAAACGTAGAAGAACCTATAGAAAGGACTTCTAG
- the pfkA gene encoding 6-phosphofructokinase, which yields MTKKINKIAVMTSGGDAPGMNAAVRSVVRTCAYHNIDCVGIYRGYDGMIEGDFIPLDARSVRGIINKGGTFLKSARCQRFRTEDGRQIAHNEMVKAGIDALVVIGGDGTFTGALHFSEEFDFPVIGIPGTIDNDISGTDRTLGYDTALNTAVEAIDKIRDTAHSHDRLFFVEVMGRDVGHIALNAGVGAGAEEILIPEENMGIERLVESLQRSKISGKSSSIVVVAEGDKIGKSVFELKDYVDENMEGYDVRVSVLGHMQRGGSPTCYDRVLASRMGVKAVESLLEGKSNFMVGTIHDMMELTPLDEAIKGKSKINKELIRVSEIMTT from the coding sequence ATGACAAAAAAAATAAACAAAATCGCAGTGATGACCTCTGGAGGAGATGCTCCAGGGATGAATGCTGCTGTGCGTTCTGTAGTGCGTACTTGTGCCTACCATAATATAGATTGTGTTGGTATCTACAGAGGTTATGATGGAATGATTGAAGGTGACTTTATTCCTCTCGATGCAAGAAGCGTACGGGGGATTATTAATAAAGGAGGAACTTTTTTAAAGTCTGCAAGATGTCAACGCTTCAGGACAGAAGATGGAAGGCAGATTGCACACAACGAGATGGTAAAAGCCGGTATAGATGCACTTGTTGTTATAGGCGGTGATGGAACGTTTACTGGAGCACTTCACTTTAGCGAAGAGTTTGATTTTCCCGTAATAGGAATCCCAGGTACTATAGATAATGATATATCTGGTACAGATCGTACCCTTGGATATGATACGGCACTTAATACAGCAGTAGAGGCGATTGACAAAATACGTGATACTGCACACTCACACGACAGACTTTTCTTTGTAGAGGTAATGGGTCGTGATGTAGGCCATATTGCTCTTAACGCAGGAGTAGGGGCAGGAGCAGAAGAAATTTTAATCCCAGAAGAAAACATGGGGATAGAAAGGCTGGTAGAGTCTTTACAACGTTCTAAAATATCAGGAAAATCCTCAAGTATTGTTGTTGTAGCCGAAGGTGATAAAATAGGAAAGTCTGTTTTTGAACTAAAAGACTATGTAGACGAGAATATGGAGGGATATGATGTACGAGTATCTGTACTAGGTCATATGCAGCGTGGAGGCTCTCCTACGTGTTATGATCGTGTTCTTGCAAGTAGAATGGGAGTAAAGGCTGTAGAGTCACTTCTAGAGGGTAAAAGTAATTTTATGGTGGGTACTATTCATGATATGATGGAGCTTACACCACTAGATGAAGCAATAAAAGGTAAAAGTAAAATTAATAAGGAATTAATCCGTGTGTCAGAGATAATGACCACATAA
- a CDS encoding transporter, whose amino-acid sequence MNRNNSPYKLKKKINSPIFDILTYKPMHTLRFLTSVFIYLALVATATAQYTETINSNRPGESQGAFSVGTRVLQVETGFDIGNDTHSLLQTDTDIIGYNLNLRYGLFFENLELNGLMRYQRNEVSFTSGSAPLDPISGLETVQIGAKYLVYDPNKYAQDEVNLYSYHANNRFKWKTLIPAVSVYAAGVFDFTNSQFNTVREDGISPNIALLLQHNWGRWVWVNNIILDRVGTEFPTNSWITTLTHSFNEKFAGFAEYQLISGDLYADYIVRAGGAYLITKNLQVDLGGLVNFKDTPSRWNVSAGVSYRLDLHEKDEIIEDKNAADDKNSSSKRQAKRINKKKRKDAVDPDGQSNDTN is encoded by the coding sequence ATGAATCGCAACAATAGCCCGTATAAGCTTAAAAAAAAGATAAATTCTCCTATATTTGATATACTAACCTACAAACCTATGCATACGTTGCGTTTTTTAACCTCAGTCTTTATATACTTAGCACTCGTGGCTACAGCTACTGCTCAATATACTGAGACAATTAATTCAAACAGACCTGGAGAATCCCAAGGTGCTTTTAGTGTAGGCACTCGAGTTTTACAAGTAGAGACAGGTTTTGATATAGGTAACGACACCCACTCCTTATTACAAACAGATACAGATATAATAGGCTATAATCTTAATTTAAGATATGGTTTGTTTTTTGAAAATCTAGAACTAAATGGACTTATGCGTTATCAACGTAACGAGGTTTCCTTTACTTCTGGATCTGCTCCATTAGACCCTATATCTGGACTTGAAACGGTACAAATAGGAGCAAAATATTTAGTATATGATCCTAACAAATACGCTCAAGACGAGGTAAATCTATACAGCTATCATGCTAATAACCGCTTCAAGTGGAAAACATTAATTCCAGCAGTAAGTGTTTATGCCGCCGGTGTTTTTGACTTTACAAATAGCCAATTTAACACCGTACGCGAAGACGGGATTAGTCCTAATATTGCTTTACTATTACAGCACAACTGGGGTCGTTGGGTATGGGTAAATAATATCATTTTAGACAGAGTAGGGACAGAATTTCCTACTAACTCTTGGATTACTACGCTTACGCACTCCTTCAATGAGAAGTTTGCTGGGTTTGCTGAGTACCAACTTATAAGTGGCGATTTATATGCAGACTATATAGTAAGAGCTGGTGGTGCATATTTAATCACAAAGAATCTTCAGGTTGATTTAGGTGGTCTTGTAAACTTCAAGGATACACCGTCTAGGTGGAATGTTTCGGCAGGTGTTTCATACCGACTAGACCTACATGAGAAAGACGAAATTATAGAAGATAAAAATGCGGCAGATGACAAGAATAGTTCCTCTAAGAGACAAGCAAAACGCATAAATAAAAAGAAACGTAAAGATGCTGTAGATCCTGATGGTCAAAGCAACGATACAAACTAA
- the gap gene encoding type I glyceraldehyde-3-phosphate dehydrogenase, with translation MANLKLGINGFGRIGRIVFRATVKRDNVDVVAINDLLDVEHLAYLLKYDSVHGRFDGTIDVKDGNLVVNGKTIRITAERDPKNLKWDEVDTDVVAECTGIFTTLDTADYHIQAGAKKVVISAPSKDAPMFVMGVNDEKLTADHKIVSNASCTTNCLAPLAKVVEDNWGLEEGLMTTIHATTATQLTVDGPSKKDYRGGRSALVNIVPASTGAAKAVGKVFPAVDGKLTGMAFRVPTVDVSVVDLTVRTKKETSLEEIKAAFKKASEGSMKGILGYTEEGVVSQDFVSDDRTSIFDADASIELNSKFFKLVSWYDNEFGYSNKLVDLAEKINGL, from the coding sequence ATGGCAAACTTGAAATTAGGAATAAACGGTTTTGGACGAATAGGACGTATTGTTTTCAGAGCAACTGTAAAGCGAGATAATGTAGATGTGGTTGCAATAAATGACCTTCTAGATGTAGAGCACCTTGCATATCTTTTAAAGTATGATTCTGTGCACGGTCGTTTTGATGGAACCATTGATGTAAAAGATGGAAACCTAGTGGTAAATGGTAAAACAATACGTATTACTGCAGAGCGTGATCCTAAAAACCTTAAGTGGGATGAAGTGGATACAGATGTTGTAGCAGAGTGTACAGGTATTTTTACTACACTTGATACTGCAGATTATCATATTCAAGCAGGAGCAAAAAAGGTAGTGATATCTGCACCTTCTAAAGATGCACCTATGTTTGTAATGGGTGTAAACGACGAGAAATTAACAGCAGATCATAAGATTGTTTCTAACGCGTCTTGTACAACTAACTGTCTTGCACCACTTGCAAAAGTAGTAGAGGATAATTGGGGTCTTGAAGAAGGTCTTATGACTACAATCCACGCAACTACAGCGACACAACTTACAGTAGATGGTCCTTCTAAAAAGGATTACCGTGGAGGTCGTAGTGCACTTGTAAATATTGTGCCAGCTTCTACAGGAGCAGCAAAAGCAGTAGGAAAAGTATTTCCTGCGGTAGATGGTAAACTTACTGGTATGGCGTTTAGAGTTCCTACAGTAGATGTATCTGTAGTAGATCTTACAGTACGTACTAAAAAGGAAACTAGTCTAGAAGAAATTAAAGCTGCTTTCAAAAAAGCATCTGAAGGTTCAATGAAAGGAATCTTAGGATATACAGAAGAAGGAGTTGTATCTCAAGATTTTGTAAGTGATGATCGCACAAGTATTTTTGATGCAGACGCTTCTATTGAGCTTAACTCAAAATTCTTTAAGCTAGTATCATGGTATGATAACGAGTTTGGTTACTCAAACAAACTAGTAGACCTAGCAGAAAAGATTAACGGCCTATAA